A stretch of the Zeugodacus cucurbitae isolate PBARC_wt_2022May chromosome 6, idZeuCucr1.2, whole genome shotgun sequence genome encodes the following:
- the Smoc2_1 gene encoding SPARC-related modular calcium-binding protein 1 isoform X6, with amino-acid sequence MYISSFIVVWLCAAVAVLGLAANVPARRERHELTISECAARGGECDETKGRPVCGTDDQTYPSRCHLLRAQCSGYQVSLKYQGHCKAACKDAREYALKHRSTAPPKFIPRCKSDGTFAAVQCIGEIGCWCSDITGKPIKNTSIRNGKPKCREYSKANMRRSPSRHVNTSRLRRTCTAVDRAAFNANLIKVFQSEYVRAGQLKRGQPGKAAEGGESASNDKLVLDWKFTYLDVNANQMLDKNEFRELKKLVKRAVKPRRCGRAFGKFCDLDDDDRLTLTEWNDCFSKDGINRPKLLDVTDTKIDTPLNESESESECLADQKATLEEQRHGGTLFYVPECTSDGRYQRVQCYRSTPYCWCVNEDTGKNIPGTTVKDKRPQCDAIFAVPRPMKGCPEPRKAVFLNDLREFLKTYIVATASAGGNTTKWSSEDDRIATLSFVLLDKNKNKVWERKEWKTFREMVTSSKTLRKCGKKMPRYCDVNGDKKITLTEWLNCLQTQRSEVQTISQSSTEANVSLTSKPLKLTGANPLEQYLKD; translated from the exons ATATCCGAATGTGCCGCCCGTGGTGGTGAATGTGATGAGACCAAAGGTCGCCCCGTCTGTGGCACGGACGATCAAACCTATCCCTCGCGCTGTCATTTATTGCGCGCACAATGCAGCGGTTATCAAGTCAGCCTCAAGTATCAAGGACACTGCAAAG CAGCTTGCAAAGACGCACGTGAGTATGCGCTCAAGCATCGCTCCACCGCTCCACCGAAATTCATACCACGCTGCAAATCGGACGGCACTTTTGCGGCCGTACAATGCATCGGCGAAATCGGTTGTTGGTGTAGTGACATTACCGGCAAACCCATCAAGAACACCTCGATTCGCAATGGCAAGCCCAAATGTCGCGAGTACAGCAAGGCGAATATGCGTCGATCACCGTCACGTCACGTGAATACAAGTCGTCTCCGGCGCACGTGTACCGCCGTCGATCGTGCTGCCTTCAATGCCAATCTCATCAAAGTCTTCCAAAGCGAATATGTACGCGCTGGACAGCTGAAACGCGGCCAGCCCGGCAAGGCGGCAGAGGGTGGCGAGAGTGCATCCAATGATAAATTGGTGCTCGATTGGAAGTTTACCTATTTGGATGTGAATGCAAATCAAATGTTGGACAAAAATGAATTCCGCGAACTAAAGAAGCTCGTCAAGCGG GCGGTGAAACCGAGACGTTGTGGACGTGCTTTTGGCAAGTTCTGCGATTTGGATGACGACGATCGTTTGACTCTAACCGAATGGAATGATTGCTTCTCGAAAGATGGAATAAATC GGCCGAAACTACTCGATGTTACCGATACGAAAATCGATACACCATTGAACGAGTCCGAGAGCGAATCCGAATGTCTGGCGGATCAAAAGGCAACACTCGAGGAGCAACGC CACGGCGGCACTCTCTTTTACGTACCCGAATGCACTTCGGATGGCCGTTATCAGCGCGTGCAGTGTTATCGCTCTACACCGTATTGTTGGTGTGTGAATGAGGATACGGGCAAGAATATACCCGGTACAACGGTAAAGGATAAACGTCCACAATGCGATGCCATCTTTGCGGTGCCGCGTCCCATGAAAGGTTGTCCGGAACCAAGGAAAGCCGTGTTTTTGAATGATCTCAGAGAGTTCCTGAAGACGTACATTGTGGCGACCGCTAGTGCTGG TGGTAATACGACCAAATGGAGCTCGGAGGACGATCGTATTGCGACGTTAAGCTTTGTCTTACTCgataaaaacaagaacaaagtTTGGGAGCGTAAAGAATGGAAAACTTTCAGAGAGATGGTGACCAGTTCGAA AACGCTACGTAAATGCGGCAAGAAGATGCCACGCTACTGTGATGTAAATGGTGATAAGAAAATCACGCTTACCGAATGGTTGAATTGCCTGCAAACACAACGCAGTGAAGTGCAGACAATATCGCAGAGTTCGACGGAAGCCA aTGTCTCCTTAACGTCGAAGCCTTTGAAGCTAACTGGTGCCAATCCACTTGAGCAATATCTTAAAGATTGA